The Prevotella melaninogenica ATCC 25845 genome includes a window with the following:
- a CDS encoding FG-GAP repeat protein, with product MLLFFLIVGRTMAQQPLTFELERVSDSLSWLCLCSKTESKIAKTRPEKNKTSRTAIAKWRLPYPVYQLVTGDINGDGKDEAIVGVIKPTRFYPQPARRLFIFKQINGKIRPMWMGSRMGGILCDFRFIEPYVRTLQATTDDKYVVADYVWDDFGLAFVRFLTEAVSHEEALKRFTSNE from the coding sequence ATGTTGCTCTTTTTCCTCATTGTAGGAAGAACTATGGCACAACAGCCCTTGACCTTTGAGTTGGAGCGTGTCAGCGATTCGCTTTCATGGCTTTGCTTATGCTCTAAAACAGAAAGCAAAATAGCAAAGACAAGACCAGAGAAGAATAAAACAAGCAGAACAGCTATTGCGAAATGGCGGCTTCCCTACCCTGTTTATCAACTCGTAACAGGCGATATTAATGGAGACGGAAAGGACGAAGCAATCGTTGGGGTTATCAAACCGACTCGCTTCTACCCACAACCTGCACGCCGCCTCTTCATCTTTAAGCAAATAAATGGTAAAATACGCCCCATGTGGATGGGGTCGCGAATGGGTGGAATACTATGCGATTTTCGTTTTATTGAACCATACGTACGTACATTGCAAGCAACCACCGATGATAAATATGTTGTCGCAGACTATGTTTGGGACGACTTTGGGCTCGCCTTCGTACGCTTTTTAACTGAAGCGGTTAGCCACGAAGAAGCCCTAAAACGATTTACTTCGAACGAATAA